In Nonomuraea sp. NBC_00507, the following are encoded in one genomic region:
- a CDS encoding haloacid dehalogenase type II: protein MGFDVKPKFVTFDMNGTLIKYSINDAIREVLGDRLPAEVADDFLRICKVYRIDECTGEYKPVHQIVAHSMERGSRRLGLEYREDDARAVYDRIPTWGPYPGVTEALNRLAEEVPLVIITNSDTAHAVRLAENLQAPFEVVISAEEMGVYKPRLRAFEYTFDKLGVTPDDLVHVSASPTYDLRSAANLGIKNKVYVDRGFEHDEHWLGYERITDIADLPVLFGLPRP, encoded by the coding sequence GTGGGATTCGATGTCAAGCCCAAGTTCGTGACGTTCGACATGAATGGAACGCTGATCAAGTACAGCATCAACGATGCGATCCGCGAGGTCCTGGGCGACCGACTGCCGGCCGAGGTCGCCGATGATTTCCTGCGGATCTGCAAGGTGTACCGGATCGACGAGTGCACGGGCGAGTACAAGCCGGTCCATCAGATCGTCGCTCATTCCATGGAACGCGGCTCGCGCAGGCTCGGTCTCGAGTACCGCGAGGACGACGCGCGGGCGGTGTACGACCGCATCCCCACCTGGGGCCCGTACCCCGGCGTCACCGAGGCGCTGAACCGCCTGGCCGAGGAAGTCCCGCTGGTCATCATCACGAACAGCGACACCGCGCATGCCGTGCGTCTCGCGGAGAACCTCCAGGCCCCGTTCGAGGTCGTCATCAGCGCCGAGGAGATGGGCGTCTACAAGCCACGGCTCCGCGCCTTCGAATACACATTCGACAAGCTCGGCGTTACACCCGACGACCTCGTGCACGTCTCCGCGAGCCCGACGTATGACCTGCGCTCCGCGGCCAACCTGGGCATCAAGAACAAGGTGTACGTCGACCGCGGCTTCGAGCACGACGAGCACTGGCTCGGCTACGAGCGGATCACCGACATCGCTGACCTCCCCGTCCTCTTCGGCCTCCCGCGCCCCTGA
- a CDS encoding alanine racemase: protein MNRLQRALDALAERIDTPAPIVLVDVMQGNIERIQGFADQHNLKVRPHVKTHKCVEIGRRQVEAGAVGITAGNVGEAEVFAAAGFDDIFLAYTIWPAGTKGTRIRRLAESARLRVGVDNVPAVEALADAMGDEPDRLQVVIEVDCGARRSGAPPEAAGDLALAARKRGLVPVGVFTYPGHGGAGRDARRRAAQDQEAALITAVRSLADVGVTAQVVSAGSTPTLEFSTSSSVITEIRPGEYVFGDLNNTRLGACTEDQIALFVAGTVVSDWVPDQVILDVGTKALSREGSPELGYGGIAGTKAVLSKLNEYHGFLPLPDGEFRPSVGTVVPVVPNHVCPVVLGFEELIVTDSMGTSLQRWPVDARGFLN, encoded by the coding sequence GTGAACCGGCTGCAACGAGCACTCGACGCTCTGGCCGAGCGGATCGACACCCCCGCGCCGATCGTGCTGGTCGACGTCATGCAGGGCAACATCGAGCGCATTCAGGGCTTCGCCGACCAGCACAACCTCAAGGTCAGGCCGCACGTCAAGACGCACAAGTGTGTGGAGATCGGGCGGCGTCAGGTGGAGGCCGGCGCGGTCGGGATCACCGCGGGCAATGTCGGTGAGGCTGAGGTCTTCGCCGCGGCTGGATTCGACGACATCTTCCTCGCCTACACGATCTGGCCCGCGGGAACGAAAGGCACCCGGATCCGCCGACTCGCCGAGTCCGCCCGGCTGCGGGTCGGCGTCGACAACGTGCCGGCGGTCGAGGCCCTCGCCGACGCGATGGGAGACGAACCCGACCGGCTGCAGGTCGTGATCGAGGTCGACTGTGGCGCCCGTCGTTCCGGGGCGCCGCCCGAGGCTGCGGGCGACCTCGCGCTCGCCGCCCGCAAGCGCGGTCTGGTGCCGGTGGGCGTCTTCACCTATCCAGGTCACGGCGGCGCCGGTCGGGACGCTCGCCGGCGCGCCGCGCAGGACCAGGAAGCCGCGCTCATCACCGCGGTACGCAGCCTCGCCGACGTCGGGGTCACCGCACAGGTGGTCAGCGCCGGCTCCACTCCCACCCTCGAGTTCTCCACCAGCAGCAGCGTGATCACCGAGATCCGTCCCGGCGAGTACGTCTTCGGCGATCTGAACAACACCCGGCTCGGCGCCTGTACGGAGGACCAGATCGCGCTGTTCGTCGCCGGCACCGTGGTCAGCGACTGGGTCCCCGACCAGGTCATCCTCGATGTGGGCACCAAAGCCCTCAGCCGTGAAGGCAGCCCCGAGCTCGGCTACGGCGGCATCGCCGGCACGAAGGCAGTCCTGTCCAAGCTCAACGAGTACCACGGATTCCTCCCGCTGCCGGACGGCGAGTTCCGCCCCAGCGTCGGCACCGTCGTACCGGTGGTGCCGAACCACGTATGCCCGGTCGTCCTCGGTTTCGAGGAACTGATCGTCACCGACAGCATGGGCACGTCGCTGCAGCGCTGGCCGGTCGACGCCCGCGGATTCCTCAACTGA
- a CDS encoding isocitrate/isopropylmalate family dehydrogenase, which yields MRENDPARFDVVVASNLFGDILSDLAAAVAGSIGIAPAANLNPERDFPSMLEPAHGSAPDIAGQGIANPLGAICSAAMMLDHLGHPAAARDITDAIASVLAKTDIRTRDLGGTATTAEFTDKVIELL from the coding sequence GTGCGCGAGAACGACCCCGCCCGCTTCGACGTGGTCGTCGCCTCCAACCTCTTCGGTGACATCCTCAGCGACCTCGCGGCCGCGGTCGCCGGATCCATCGGCATCGCCCCGGCGGCCAACCTCAACCCCGAGCGTGACTTCCCCTCGATGCTCGAGCCGGCGCACGGCTCCGCGCCAGACATCGCGGGCCAGGGCATCGCCAACCCGCTGGGCGCGATCTGCTCTGCGGCCATGATGCTCGACCACCTCGGCCACCCCGCCGCGGCCAGGGACATCACGGACGCGATCGCCTCGGTCCTGGCCAAGACCGATATCCGTACCCGCGACCTGGGCGGAACCGCGACCACCGCCGAGTTCACCGACAAGGTGATCGAGCTCCTCTGA
- a CDS encoding GntR family transcriptional regulator — MDHKFEWQEQRTTTPDGVYRVLRAAILDGTVPPGGQLREAHIAADLGISRSPLREALTKLEEEGLVVKIPYRGAFVVEVSAREVAEIDSVRLRVEPYAAELSAEALRGSERPQLMQTVEDLRRAMEMDDIPASIDAHLRFHRLFYDLSGHGILQSLWSGWETKLRLYLSVDHRTYSDDPHQLVVEHERLAAVALEGDTDAFRQELAAHFPMGLRAQTGDPGERTPRHV, encoded by the coding sequence GTGGACCACAAGTTCGAGTGGCAGGAGCAGCGGACGACGACGCCGGACGGCGTCTATCGCGTGCTGCGTGCCGCCATCCTCGATGGGACCGTACCTCCTGGTGGACAGCTGCGCGAGGCGCACATCGCCGCGGATCTCGGGATCAGCCGGTCCCCGCTGCGCGAGGCGCTGACCAAGCTGGAGGAGGAAGGGCTCGTCGTAAAGATCCCTTACCGTGGGGCGTTCGTCGTAGAGGTGAGCGCTCGTGAGGTCGCCGAGATCGACTCGGTCCGCCTGCGTGTCGAGCCGTACGCCGCTGAGCTCTCGGCCGAAGCGCTACGCGGTTCTGAGCGGCCGCAGTTGATGCAAACTGTCGAGGATCTCCGCCGGGCAATGGAGATGGACGACATCCCTGCCAGTATCGACGCACACCTTCGCTTCCACAGGCTCTTCTACGATCTCTCGGGGCATGGCATCCTGCAGAGTCTTTGGAGCGGCTGGGAGACCAAGCTGCGCCTCTACCTCAGCGTCGATCACCGCACTTACAGCGACGACCCGCATCAATTGGTCGTCGAGCACGAGAGGTTGGCCGCGGTTGCCCTGGAAGGCGACACCGACGCGTTCCGCCAGGAACTGGCTGCCCATTTCCCAATGGGACTGCGAGCCCAGACGGGAGATCCAGGGGAACGCACGCCCCGGCATGTATGA
- a CDS encoding RidA family protein, giving the protein MTSAANTDSASDRLQALGLALPELRDNPYYVHHRSVDSSIYISGQLPYKDGWLLGEGIVGRDVELETARELARHAALNALAAAVQAVGDLDRVRIVQMLLFVASTPDFGEQSNVANAASELLIEVLGENGRHARTAIGVAGLPLNSPVEIQMVCTAV; this is encoded by the coding sequence GTGACTTCGGCAGCGAACACCGACTCGGCTTCCGATCGGCTCCAGGCATTGGGTCTGGCCCTTCCCGAGCTCCGTGACAACCCGTACTACGTGCACCACCGGAGTGTGGATTCCAGCATCTACATTTCGGGCCAACTGCCTTACAAGGACGGTTGGCTGCTGGGTGAGGGCATTGTCGGCCGGGACGTCGAGCTGGAGACGGCGCGGGAGCTCGCGCGCCATGCCGCGCTCAACGCGCTCGCTGCCGCTGTGCAGGCGGTGGGCGACCTGGACCGGGTCCGGATCGTGCAGATGCTGCTCTTCGTGGCCAGTACGCCGGACTTCGGTGAGCAGTCGAACGTCGCCAACGCCGCCAGTGAACTGCTCATCGAGGTGCTGGGCGAGAACGGACGGCACGCTCGCACTGCGATCGGTGTGGCCGGACTACCGCTCAACAGTCCGGTCGAGATCCAGATGGTCTGCACCGCGGTGTAG
- a CDS encoding NAD(P)/FAD-dependent oxidoreductase has product MKQIPYWLDTAPPLPDRSGRPLPDEADVVVIGGGLTGLSTALHTAGRGARVVLVEKDKVGSGASGRNGSMCTQGITITTGQARERYGQERARELYDSFRHAVDLVEELTLKEGIDCDFRRSGRLGVAFKPAHFEKMRAKQRDLAENFGHETTLIGPGELRTELGSDYYHGALLDPLSAGLHVGKYVHGLAGAAERAGAEIHERNAATELRRMPGGGFEVETLNGLIRARQVVAATDAYSDGALPWLRKRLICVGSFIIVTEPLGEELAREIIPNARLVVDSKNIGHYIRLTPDNRLAFGGRARFAPSDPASDRKSGAVLKREMAEIFPQLANVKIDYVWGGSVGFSYDRIPHAGEQDGLYYSGGYCGHGVQMATYMGRALADMMDGRPEANPWRGLGFPKVPVPFYNGTAWFLPFAGAYYKAKDRFR; this is encoded by the coding sequence ATGAAGCAGATCCCGTACTGGCTCGACACCGCTCCCCCGCTACCCGACCGGTCCGGCAGGCCGCTGCCGGACGAGGCCGACGTGGTGGTTATCGGCGGCGGGCTGACCGGCCTGTCCACCGCCCTGCACACCGCCGGCAGGGGCGCCCGGGTCGTCCTCGTCGAGAAGGACAAGGTCGGCTCGGGCGCCTCCGGGCGCAATGGCAGCATGTGCACCCAGGGCATCACCATCACCACCGGCCAGGCACGCGAACGCTACGGCCAGGAGCGCGCCCGCGAGCTGTACGACTCCTTCCGCCACGCCGTGGACCTCGTGGAGGAGCTGACGCTCAAGGAGGGCATCGACTGCGACTTCCGCCGCTCCGGCCGCTTGGGTGTCGCCTTCAAACCAGCCCACTTCGAGAAGATGCGTGCCAAGCAACGCGATCTCGCCGAGAACTTCGGCCACGAGACCACGCTCATCGGCCCCGGCGAGCTGCGTACCGAGCTGGGCTCGGACTACTACCACGGCGCGCTGCTCGACCCGCTCAGTGCGGGCCTCCACGTCGGCAAGTACGTGCACGGCCTGGCCGGGGCCGCTGAGCGCGCCGGCGCCGAGATCCACGAGCGCAACGCCGCCACTGAGTTGCGGCGCATGCCCGGTGGCGGCTTCGAGGTGGAAACGCTGAACGGCCTCATCCGGGCCAGGCAGGTCGTCGCGGCCACCGACGCCTACAGCGACGGCGCGCTGCCGTGGCTACGCAAGCGGCTCATCTGCGTCGGCAGCTTCATCATCGTCACCGAGCCGCTGGGCGAGGAGCTGGCCCGCGAGATCATCCCGAACGCGCGCCTGGTGGTCGACTCCAAGAACATCGGCCACTACATCCGGCTCACCCCCGACAACCGGCTCGCCTTCGGCGGCCGGGCCCGCTTCGCCCCGTCCGACCCGGCCTCCGACCGCAAGAGCGGCGCGGTGCTCAAGCGGGAGATGGCCGAGATCTTCCCCCAGCTCGCCAACGTCAAGATCGACTACGTGTGGGGCGGCAGCGTCGGCTTCAGCTACGACCGCATCCCGCACGCCGGCGAGCAGGACGGCCTGTATTACTCGGGGGGCTACTGCGGCCACGGCGTGCAGATGGCCACCTACATGGGCCGCGCACTCGCCGACATGATGGACGGCCGTCCCGAGGCCAACCCCTGGCGCGGGCTCGGCTTTCCCAAGGTGCCCGTGCCGTTCTACAACGGCACCGCCTGGTTCCTGCCGTTCGCCGGCGCGTACTACAAGGCGAAGGACCGCTTCCGCTGA
- a CDS encoding cation:dicarboxylate symporter family transporter, which produces MLITPIVFLTIVGGFGNVDSLGHVGRVGLKSLLYFQAGTLVALLVGLIAVNVFQPGTGVHPTLATFAWRATPDST; this is translated from the coding sequence ATGCTCATCACCCCGATCGTCTTCCTCACCATCGTGGGAGGCTTCGGCAACGTCGACAGCCTCGGCCACGTGGGCCGCGTGGGGCTGAAATCCCTGCTCTACTTCCAGGCGGGCACACTCGTCGCCCTCCTCGTGGGCCTGATCGCCGTCAACGTCTTCCAGCCCGGTACCGGTGTGCACCCCACCCTCGCGACCTTTGCCTGGCGGGCGACGCCGGACAGCACGTGA
- a CDS encoding NAD(P)/FAD-dependent oxidoreductase: protein MNALAAPPRNGELGFWVAGLADKRPSFPRFTGQDSVDVAIVGGGYTGLWAAYFAKKLEPSLSVAVFEAEQVGYGASGRNGGWLSAMPPGNRATFARAGGGLEASRALQQEFVAGVDAVLDILQAEGINADQHKGGALVAAHTQAGLGRLVARRDADLNYGLTEDEIHMLDRDEFRSRINISTVHGGLFYKHCARLHPAKLVYGLADTVTSMGVRIFEGSRVDSVGGKTLRLANARVTAARTFVCTEGYSGQLLGRRTLIPVNSSLIVTKPLPEEAWQQIGWDALQCLSDSAHTFIYAQRTSDGRIAMGGRGVPYRFGSGTGGAGATAQSTIDLISQKLSTFFPGIPFEVDHAWSGVLGVTRDWNGGVHWDPASGIGSSTGYAGHGVTSAYVGGRTLVELAFEKETERTTLPWVSYRARKWEPEPIRWLGVHAMYRLFGIADQWEERRGSSKTSLLARFGSRLAGLHE from the coding sequence ATGAACGCCCTTGCGGCGCCACCCCGAAACGGAGAGCTCGGCTTCTGGGTGGCCGGACTGGCCGACAAGAGGCCGTCGTTCCCCCGCTTCACCGGCCAGGACTCCGTCGACGTGGCCATTGTCGGCGGCGGCTATACCGGCCTGTGGGCGGCGTACTTCGCCAAGAAGCTCGAACCGTCGCTCTCGGTCGCCGTCTTCGAGGCCGAGCAGGTGGGCTATGGCGCTTCAGGACGCAACGGTGGCTGGCTCTCGGCAATGCCCCCAGGAAACCGTGCCACCTTCGCCCGCGCCGGGGGAGGGCTGGAAGCGAGCCGGGCACTGCAGCAGGAATTCGTCGCCGGCGTCGACGCCGTCCTGGACATCCTCCAGGCCGAGGGCATCAACGCCGATCAGCACAAGGGCGGCGCGCTCGTCGCCGCCCACACTCAGGCGGGGCTGGGCCGGCTTGTCGCCAGGCGTGATGCCGACCTGAACTACGGGCTGACCGAAGACGAGATCCACATGCTCGACCGGGACGAGTTCCGGAGCCGGATCAACATCTCCACCGTCCACGGCGGGCTCTTCTACAAGCACTGCGCGCGGCTCCACCCCGCGAAACTCGTCTACGGCCTGGCCGACACCGTGACCTCCATGGGGGTCAGGATCTTCGAGGGCAGCCGAGTGGACAGTGTCGGGGGCAAGACCCTCAGGTTGGCCAACGCGCGCGTCACCGCGGCCAGGACGTTCGTCTGCACTGAAGGTTATTCGGGACAGCTGCTTGGCCGCCGGACCCTGATCCCTGTCAATTCCTCGTTGATCGTGACCAAGCCTCTGCCGGAGGAAGCATGGCAGCAGATCGGCTGGGACGCGCTCCAGTGCCTCAGCGACTCCGCGCACACATTCATCTACGCCCAGCGGACATCGGACGGCCGTATCGCCATGGGGGGCCGCGGCGTCCCCTACCGCTTCGGGTCCGGCACAGGGGGAGCCGGTGCAACCGCCCAGTCCACCATTGACCTGATCTCGCAGAAGCTCAGTACCTTCTTCCCGGGCATCCCCTTCGAGGTGGACCACGCCTGGTCGGGAGTCCTGGGTGTCACGCGCGACTGGAACGGCGGCGTGCACTGGGACCCGGCATCCGGGATCGGATCGTCCACCGGCTACGCAGGACACGGCGTCACGTCGGCCTACGTCGGCGGCAGGACTCTCGTGGAGCTCGCCTTCGAGAAGGAAACCGAGCGGACCACCCTTCCCTGGGTCAGCTACCGGGCACGGAAGTGGGAACCGGAACCCATCCGCTGGCTGGGCGTTCACGCCATGTACCGGCTCTTCGGTATCGCCGACCAGTGGGAAGAGCGCAGGGGTTCCAGCAAGACCTCACTCCTGGCCAGATTCGGCAGCAGACTCGCCGGGCTTCACGAGTAA
- the solA gene encoding N-methyl-L-tryptophan oxidase, which translates to MDAKLAVIGLGSIGSMALWQASRLSDSVVGFEAASPAHGRSAVGGDTRLFRMVYLGKPDYYPILERSRSLWAELEAETGQDILTPTGGLSIGTANGSFINSLLETTRITGAEHYVLSREDMAARYPQHNLRPDDCAIYDPRAGVLRTDRAVSAAVAAAQAGGAAVLQNTPVDSITEAEHGVVVASGDRTWTFEKVIVASGGWSRRLMPDHLKAVTETHRIVLTWFIAQDGTQFSPEKFPVFSRLYDDRSMYGAPAVDGVTVKASVDGPLDGRGRTTPDPDSVPRELTPEEIEKVTETVTEFFPGLTPTIVRSDAFPDLFTEDRHPLLGWLDENSRVYCATGFSGKGFKMATGYGHIAAHEALGKQTIEGLDFVRPDRFKTR; encoded by the coding sequence ATGGACGCAAAACTCGCAGTCATCGGCCTGGGCAGCATCGGAAGCATGGCCCTGTGGCAGGCCTCTCGGCTGTCCGACTCGGTAGTGGGCTTCGAGGCCGCCAGCCCCGCCCACGGCCGCAGTGCCGTGGGCGGGGACACCCGCCTGTTCCGCATGGTCTACCTCGGGAAGCCCGACTACTACCCCATCCTGGAACGCTCCCGCAGCCTCTGGGCCGAGCTCGAAGCGGAAACCGGGCAGGACATCCTCACGCCTACCGGAGGCCTGTCCATCGGGACGGCGAACGGCAGCTTCATCAACAGCCTCCTCGAGACAACGCGCATCACCGGAGCCGAGCACTACGTCCTCAGCCGGGAGGACATGGCGGCACGCTACCCCCAGCACAACCTCCGCCCCGACGACTGCGCCATCTATGACCCCCGCGCCGGCGTTCTGCGCACCGACCGCGCCGTCAGCGCTGCCGTCGCGGCGGCCCAGGCAGGCGGCGCCGCCGTCCTTCAGAACACACCCGTGGACAGCATCACCGAAGCCGAACACGGCGTGGTCGTCGCCTCGGGCGACAGAACCTGGACGTTCGAGAAGGTCATCGTCGCCTCGGGCGGCTGGTCCCGAAGGCTCATGCCCGACCACCTCAAGGCCGTTACGGAAACCCATCGGATCGTCCTGACCTGGTTCATCGCTCAGGACGGCACCCAGTTCTCGCCAGAGAAATTCCCCGTCTTCAGCCGACTGTACGACGATCGCTCCATGTACGGCGCACCCGCCGTCGATGGTGTGACGGTCAAGGCATCGGTGGACGGACCGCTGGACGGGCGCGGAAGGACAACCCCCGACCCGGACTCCGTGCCCAGAGAACTCACCCCGGAAGAAATCGAGAAGGTCACCGAGACCGTCACCGAATTCTTCCCCGGCCTGACCCCCACCATCGTGCGCTCCGACGCCTTCCCCGACCTTTTCACCGAGGACAGGCATCCCCTCCTCGGCTGGCTGGATGAGAACAGCAGGGTCTACTGTGCCACCGGATTCTCCGGAAAAGGCTTCAAAATGGCCACCGGCTATGGCCACATCGCCGCACACGAGGCGCTCGGCAAACAGACCATCGAAGGCCTGGACTTCGTGCGTCCGGACCGGTTCAAGACCAGGTAG
- a CDS encoding haloacid dehalogenase type II, whose amino-acid sequence MRQVVTFDAYGTLIDFQLGPTTLKVLADRLDLDGLNVEEFLDDFRVMRFQAVLEAYRPYHEVLHSSLRNAMRLHGLDYRTSDGDALVEAVPTFGPFPEVPDALRALKSKYEIAIISNSDDDLIKHNVANIGVEFDHVITAEQARAYKPDRQAFEHAFKVMDVEPSQVIHTAQGWEYDHIPTRDLGLERRVWINRYRHPGSSDYQPYDDLPDLSGLPALLGC is encoded by the coding sequence ATGCGACAGGTAGTCACCTTCGACGCCTACGGAACCCTGATCGACTTCCAGCTCGGGCCCACCACGCTGAAGGTCCTCGCCGACCGGCTGGACCTCGATGGGCTCAACGTGGAGGAGTTCCTCGACGACTTCCGCGTCATGCGCTTCCAGGCCGTGCTGGAGGCGTACCGCCCCTACCACGAAGTGCTGCACTCCAGCCTGCGCAACGCCATGCGTCTGCACGGCCTCGACTACCGCACCTCCGACGGCGACGCCCTGGTCGAGGCGGTGCCCACGTTCGGGCCGTTCCCGGAGGTGCCGGACGCGCTGCGCGCGCTCAAGAGCAAGTACGAGATCGCAATCATCTCCAACTCCGACGACGACCTCATCAAGCACAACGTCGCCAACATCGGCGTCGAGTTCGACCACGTGATCACCGCCGAGCAGGCCAGGGCGTACAAGCCCGACCGGCAGGCCTTCGAGCACGCCTTCAAGGTCATGGACGTCGAGCCGTCCCAGGTGATCCACACCGCCCAGGGCTGGGAGTACGACCATATCCCCACCCGCGACCTCGGCCTCGAGCGGCGCGTGTGGATCAACCGCTACCGCCACCCCGGCAGCTCCGACTACCAGCCCTACGACGACCTGCCCGACCTGTCCGGCCTGCCCGCACTGCTCGGCTGCTGA
- a CDS encoding aldo/keto reductase codes for MSGMRYRRLGRDGPLVSVVGVGGNNFGSRLDEDGTKAVVHAALDAGITLFDTADTYGACGGGDAGDSERLLGAALKGHRDEVVLATKFGMSMGAGADRLGPRGARRYIRHAVEESLRRLGTDHIDLYQYHEPDGVTPLADTLEALSELVAEGKVQYVGCSNMPAWMLADAAWQARWDRRAPFVSAQARYHLLDRSAEQELVPACAAFGVGLLPYYPLANGLLSGKYRRGEPPPPGSRLSWRHGWLTEQALDRVEALTTYATDRGLTLLQVAVGGLAALPQVGSVICGAMTPQQVTANAAAVGWTPDAADLAALDHIVPPGERVV; via the coding sequence ATGAGCGGCATGCGTTACCGCAGGCTCGGCCGCGACGGCCCGCTGGTGTCCGTGGTGGGGGTCGGCGGCAACAACTTCGGCTCCCGCCTGGACGAGGACGGCACCAAGGCTGTCGTCCACGCCGCCCTGGACGCGGGCATCACCCTGTTCGACACCGCCGACACCTACGGCGCGTGCGGCGGCGGCGACGCGGGAGACAGCGAGCGCCTGCTCGGCGCCGCGCTCAAGGGCCATCGCGACGAGGTGGTGCTGGCCACCAAATTCGGCATGAGCATGGGCGCGGGTGCCGACCGGCTCGGGCCGCGCGGCGCCCGCCGCTACATCCGGCACGCCGTGGAGGAGTCGCTGCGCCGGCTCGGCACCGACCACATCGACCTGTACCAGTACCACGAGCCCGACGGCGTGACTCCGCTCGCCGACACGCTCGAAGCGCTGAGCGAGTTGGTCGCCGAGGGCAAGGTGCAATACGTCGGCTGCTCCAACATGCCCGCCTGGATGCTTGCCGACGCCGCCTGGCAGGCCAGGTGGGACCGGCGCGCGCCGTTCGTCAGCGCCCAGGCCCGCTACCACTTGCTCGACCGGAGCGCCGAGCAGGAGCTCGTCCCTGCCTGCGCCGCGTTCGGCGTCGGACTTCTGCCGTATTACCCGCTCGCCAACGGCCTGCTCAGCGGCAAGTACCGGCGCGGCGAGCCGCCGCCTCCCGGCAGCAGGCTCTCGTGGCGGCACGGCTGGCTCACCGAGCAGGCGCTCGACCGGGTCGAGGCCCTCACCACCTACGCCACCGACCGCGGCCTGACCTTGCTGCAGGTCGCCGTCGGCGGCCTGGCCGCACTGCCCCAGGTGGGCTCCGTCATCTGCGGGGCGATGACCCCGCAGCAGGTCACCGCCAACGCGGCGGCGGTCGGCTGGACCCCGGACGCGGCCGACCTGGCCGCGCTCGATCACATCGTGCCGCCCGGCGAACGGGTGGTCTGA